The Rhinopithecus roxellana isolate Shanxi Qingling chromosome 13, ASM756505v1, whole genome shotgun sequence genome contains a region encoding:
- the FAM110A gene encoding protein FAM110A → MPVDTLSPGAPAAPALPCRLRTKVPGYLLRRPADGGVRKPSAVERLEADKAKYVKSLHVANTRQEPVQPLLSKQPLFSPETRRTVLTPSRRALPGPCRRPQLDLDILSSLINLCDSPVSPAEASRTPGRAEGAGQPPPATPPRPPPSTSAVRRVDVRPLPASPARLCPSPGPAAASSPARPPGLQRSKSDLSERFSRAAADLERFFNFCGLDPEEARGLGVAHLARASSDIVSLAGPSAGPGSSEGGCSRRSSVTVEERARERVPYGVSVVERNARVIKWLYGLRQARESPAAEG, encoded by the coding sequence ATGCCTGTGGACACGCTGAGCCCTGGAGCCCCGGCCGCCCCCGCCCTACCTTGCCGCCTTCGGACCAAGGTCCCTGGCTACCTGCTACGGAGGCCGGCAGATGGTGGAGTTCGGAAACCGAGTGCTGTGGAACGCCTGGAGGCCGACAAGGCCAAGTACGTCAAGAGCCTGCATGTGGCCAACACCCGCCAGGAACCTGTGCAGCCCCTGCTGTCCAAACAGCCACTTTTTAGCCCTGAGACTCGCCGCACAGTGCTCACGCCCAGCCGCCGAGCCCTGCCTGGCCCCTGCCGACGGCCCCAGCTGGACCTGGACATCCTCAGCAGCCTCATCAACTTGTGTGATAGTCCCGTGTCCCCTGCCGAGGCCAGCCGTACTCCTGGACGGGCAGAGGGAGCCGGCCAGCCTCCCCCAGCCACCCCTCCACGACCGCCGCCCAGTACCTCTGCAGTCCGCCGAGTGGACGTCCGCCCCCTGCCTGCGTCGCCAGCCCGGCTCTGCCCATCACCGGGTCCTGCCGCCGCCTCCAGCCCAGCCCGGCCGCCGGGTTTGCAACGCTCTAAGTCAGACTTGAGCGAGCGCTTTTCTAGGGCAGCTGCTGACCTTGAGCGCTTTTTTAACTTCTGCGGCCTGGACCCAGAGGAGGCAAGAGGGTTGGGTGTGGCCCACCTGGCACGGGCCAGCTCGGATATCGTGTCCCTGGCAGGGCCCAGTGCTGGGCCGGGCAGCTCTGAAGGGGGCTGCTCCCGCCGCAGCTCGGTTACTGTTGAGGAGCGGGCCCGGGAGCGCGTTCCCTATGGCGTGTCGGTGGTGGAGCGCAATGCCCGCGTGATCAAGTGGCTGTATGGGTTAAGGCAGGCACGGGAGAGCCCAGCAGCTGAAGGCTAG